One segment of Acidianus sp. HS-5 DNA contains the following:
- a CDS encoding S9 family peptidase, whose amino-acid sequence MDFQDLFKIRPVYSFDVNNGKISYVIRDKKPLAYIHGEGIVPLEDVYAEGVEWIDDKKLAIIGDPGGSEKREIYIYDRNKVFPLLKDKYDNFETYFINDDKFLFISNRDGRTLHLYLYDNGDIIQISKGESPVENYCLSPNKRKVVYSQGIYDNDLYVYNLDKGETISKISYPNSEETVSLYCFSDENNFFFMSNKDNYFNIYNFNIQKGETTEVIKSNHEKYDIVSVGDKIIYTEDVDGDLKIKIYQGKELVMEGFNFYLTPDQNYVYYIGSTYDKHFDLYRVNVLNGKIERITNSMNGVKGDFVKPKVVKYSSEGEVEIHALLYERGREDKGVVYIHGGPDWECTNSFNPTIQFLVDKGFKVICPNYRGSTGYGRKFNHLNDKDLGGGDLKDVVNSVKLLGVNKIAITGASYGGYLTMMAVTKYSDIWCSAAAVVPFVNWFTEKKLEREVLQQYDEMKMGNDENLLRDRSPIFFIDNIRSPLLILAGENDPRCPAEETKQVIEKLKENNIDVEYKIYEDEGHGFSKIDDYVDSIKRVVEFLEEHCR is encoded by the coding sequence ATGGATTTTCAAGATCTTTTTAAAATTAGGCCAGTATACTCATTTGATGTAAATAATGGGAAAATAAGTTACGTAATAAGGGATAAAAAGCCTTTGGCATATATTCACGGCGAAGGCATAGTTCCTTTAGAAGATGTTTACGCAGAAGGCGTGGAGTGGATAGATGATAAAAAATTGGCAATCATAGGTGATCCTGGAGGAAGTGAAAAGAGAGAAATTTACATATATGATAGAAATAAGGTATTTCCTTTACTTAAGGATAAGTATGATAATTTCGAAACTTATTTTATCAATGATGATAAATTTCTTTTTATTTCTAATCGTGATGGAAGGACTCTTCATCTATACTTGTATGATAATGGTGATATAATTCAAATCAGCAAAGGAGAAAGCCCTGTAGAAAACTATTGTTTATCACCTAACAAGAGAAAAGTAGTTTACTCTCAAGGGATTTATGATAACGACCTTTATGTTTATAACTTGGATAAAGGAGAAACGATTTCAAAGATTTCTTATCCCAATTCTGAGGAGACTGTATCCTTATATTGCTTTAGCGATGAGAATAATTTCTTTTTTATGTCTAATAAAGATAATTATTTTAATATATATAATTTTAATATACAAAAAGGGGAAACTACTGAAGTCATAAAGAGTAACCACGAAAAATACGATATAGTCTCGGTAGGCGATAAAATAATCTATACCGAAGATGTAGATGGTGATCTTAAGATAAAGATTTATCAAGGTAAAGAATTAGTTATGGAAGGGTTCAATTTCTACTTAACTCCAGATCAAAATTACGTATATTACATTGGCTCTACTTATGATAAGCATTTTGACTTGTATAGAGTTAACGTATTGAACGGTAAAATTGAAAGGATCACTAACTCTATGAACGGAGTTAAAGGAGATTTTGTAAAGCCAAAAGTTGTTAAATACTCAAGTGAAGGAGAAGTAGAAATTCATGCGTTGCTTTATGAGAGAGGAAGAGAGGACAAAGGGGTAGTTTACATCCACGGTGGTCCTGATTGGGAATGCACTAATTCATTTAATCCTACAATACAGTTTTTAGTTGATAAAGGATTCAAGGTTATTTGCCCAAATTATAGAGGTTCTACAGGGTACGGAAGGAAGTTTAACCATCTTAATGATAAGGATTTAGGAGGAGGAGACTTAAAAGACGTCGTAAATTCCGTTAAGCTTCTTGGAGTTAATAAAATAGCAATAACTGGGGCAAGCTACGGAGGATATTTAACAATGATGGCAGTTACTAAATATTCAGACATTTGGTGTTCTGCCGCTGCAGTAGTTCCATTTGTAAACTGGTTTACAGAAAAGAAGCTTGAGAGGGAAGTTCTTCAACAATATGATGAAATGAAAATGGGCAATGACGAAAACTTGCTTAGAGATAGGTCCCCAATATTCTTTATAGACAATATAAGGTCACCTTTATTGATATTAGCAGGAGAAAATGATCCTAGGTGTCCAGCAGAAGAGACTAAACAAGTTATAGAGAAGTTAAAGGAAAATAATATAGACGTTGAATATAAAATATATGAAGATGAGGGACACGGATTTTCAAAAATAGATGATTATGTAGATTCTATAAAACGTGTAGTAGAATTCCTTGAAGAACACTGTAGATGA
- a CDS encoding ATP-binding protein, whose amino-acid sequence MSEGLFEEQIGRLREMKVITRQTADGRGSVSFRNFIIEFPISTKITAGKILAVKSLQNDYLLLEVADLLPVHYGMINLDGSIPKEIRDEVMRKVEEDWGRNDEEAWLDVYAYPIGYLLKIDGSVEFYKGYSPPIPGSTVRILSKELYENFVCDKNGVDIGNIIGEDVKLKINMEKAINYHIGIFAFTGSGKSNLTASVIRRILRENKDTKVVVFDISLEYSVLLLDQLISSNSRLISTERLPLNKVDAGRRFIRTHVIPEEISDLKDEIRKSAEDLFESNKIRQLYVPPEGSTYLTYGEIIEMVRAQINDKYTAFAQKPLFGLFLKRIDETMRQNKLTKEDIADTTLSPVIDEIESLARESGLKETASIFAFLNALRAYLTSEVQEGEEYDIEKMAIEILDSDENSPRLFVLELSNIEEARLIVGQLINQIMLRRKRSYSTNPILFVLDEAQEFIPFDTKQKDNSDFSSNAVEKLLRHGRKYHLHGLISTQRLAYLNTNVLQQLHTYFISTLPRPYDRQLIAETFGINDTLMDRTLDLEVGQWLLVSFKAALPHDVPVFFTAPNNLEELRKGIQDSRPSSPI is encoded by the coding sequence ATGTCAGAAGGTTTGTTTGAAGAACAAATTGGAAGATTAAGAGAAATGAAAGTTATAACTAGACAGACAGCTGACGGTAGAGGTTCAGTAAGCTTTAGAAATTTTATAATAGAATTTCCTATAAGCACTAAAATTACTGCAGGTAAAATTTTGGCAGTAAAAAGCTTACAGAATGATTACTTGCTGCTTGAAGTAGCTGATCTCTTGCCTGTGCATTATGGAATGATAAACCTAGATGGCAGTATACCTAAGGAGATAAGGGACGAAGTAATGAGAAAGGTAGAGGAAGATTGGGGGAGAAACGATGAAGAAGCTTGGCTAGACGTGTATGCGTATCCTATAGGATATCTCTTGAAAATAGATGGTAGCGTAGAATTTTACAAAGGATATTCTCCTCCAATTCCTGGGTCTACAGTTAGAATTTTATCCAAAGAGCTTTACGAGAACTTCGTATGCGATAAAAACGGAGTAGATATTGGAAATATAATAGGTGAGGACGTAAAACTGAAAATAAATATGGAAAAAGCAATTAATTATCATATAGGAATATTCGCATTTACTGGGTCAGGAAAATCCAATTTAACTGCTTCTGTTATCAGGAGAATTTTAAGAGAAAATAAAGATACTAAAGTTGTTGTATTTGACATTTCTTTAGAATATTCCGTACTATTGCTTGATCAGCTGATTTCAAGCAATTCAAGGCTAATTTCAACGGAAAGATTACCCTTAAACAAGGTTGATGCAGGAAGAAGGTTTATAAGAACTCACGTTATTCCAGAGGAAATTTCAGACTTAAAGGACGAAATAAGAAAATCGGCAGAAGATTTATTTGAGTCTAATAAAATAAGGCAACTTTATGTCCCGCCAGAGGGCTCTACTTATTTAACTTACGGAGAAATTATTGAAATGGTAAGAGCACAGATTAACGATAAATATACAGCGTTTGCACAAAAGCCTCTCTTTGGTTTATTCCTTAAAAGGATAGATGAAACTATGAGGCAAAATAAGCTAACTAAAGAGGATATTGCTGACACTACTCTCAGTCCAGTAATTGATGAAATAGAATCGCTAGCTAGAGAAAGTGGATTAAAGGAAACTGCGTCTATATTCGCATTTCTTAATGCATTAAGAGCTTACTTGACCTCTGAAGTCCAAGAGGGTGAAGAGTACGATATAGAAAAGATGGCAATAGAAATCCTAGATAGTGACGAAAATTCTCCAAGACTTTTCGTTTTAGAACTTTCCAACATAGAGGAAGCTAGGTTAATCGTAGGACAGCTTATTAATCAAATTATGCTTAGGAGGAAGAGGTCTTATTCGACAAATCCAATACTTTTTGTTTTAGATGAAGCTCAAGAGTTCATTCCATTTGATACCAAACAGAAGGATAATAGTGACTTTTCCAGTAATGCAGTAGAGAAATTATTGAGACACGGAAGGAAATACCACCTTCATGGTTTGATAAGTACTCAAAGATTGGCTTATCTAAATACTAACGTACTCCAACAGCTCCACACTTACTTTATAAGTACTCTACCTAGACCTTATGATAGGCAGTTAATCGCAGAAACTTTCGGAATTAATGATACATTAATGGATAGAACTCTAGATTTAGAAGTAGGTCAATGGTTACTTGTAAGTTTTAAAGCAGCACTGCCTCATGACGTTCCTGTTTTCTTTACTGCTCCAAATAACTTGGAGGAATTAAGAAAAGGAATTCAGGACTCAAGACCTTCTTCACCAATCTGA
- a CDS encoding DNA double-strand break repair nuclease NurA: protein MSSTVIRLTNQNKCAFNLKISAIDGSLHEIKSDEGIVSFVIAGAVNFTFYEKKLNYVNSVIETKLCNDKGEEIMRRLEYELANKTEADVILMDRKFSMDKKLGMKIPKNSIGIIKDFDRGNINITDEPPWITFDKEDEELYAGYFKITNWIFKYETNLGNLDLLACLIYNLSLDPIPEALGYNYPLFLADKLVKYYRDKYAKVLDFTNNKELSRYRDFRRIVEHVRRFV from the coding sequence GTGTCAAGCACGGTTATTAGATTAACTAACCAAAATAAATGTGCTTTTAACTTGAAGATCTCAGCAATAGATGGAAGCTTACATGAGATAAAAAGTGATGAAGGAATTGTCTCATTTGTAATTGCAGGAGCTGTTAATTTTACTTTTTACGAGAAAAAACTAAATTATGTAAATAGTGTGATAGAAACTAAATTATGTAATGATAAGGGAGAAGAGATCATGAGAAGACTTGAATATGAATTAGCAAACAAAACTGAAGCAGATGTAATTCTTATGGATAGAAAATTTTCTATGGATAAAAAGTTAGGTATGAAAATTCCTAAGAACTCGATAGGTATAATAAAGGACTTTGATAGAGGAAACATCAACATAACCGATGAGCCTCCATGGATTACATTTGATAAAGAAGATGAAGAGTTATACGCTGGATATTTTAAAATAACTAACTGGATATTTAAATATGAGACAAACTTAGGTAACCTAGATTTACTTGCTTGCCTAATTTATAATTTATCTTTAGATCCAATTCCAGAAGCTTTAGGTTATAATTATCCTTTGTTCTTAGCGGACAAACTAGTTAAATATTACCGAGATAAGTATGCAAAGGTTTTAGATTTTACAAATAATAAGGAATTATCCAGATATAGGGATTTTAGAAGGATTGTTGAACATGTCAGAAGGTTTGTTTGA
- a CDS encoding thiamine-phosphate synthase family protein, which translates to MLDTPLSLITEVLLPNIRALEAKRLRSLGMSQSKIASTLGVTQPAVKQYLDIQDKFYFEKLHDLGLTDEEVNNILDMLTDVLLSGDIRNAMDFFTSVSLSYLSKLRFCLFHRKLNPKIPQDCSICENLYREDEEEEINVALSMIQNEIVSPLIPEVLSNIAYTRKNPKSLEDIIAVAGRITKIRNIPTPASKPMWGASKHLGNILLYISRKYPEIRSVMNIKYDEKVKKCMDELKMRYAIIGPHDYASDEVIETAVTMVFRPCLDAVVHLGGKGVEPNTYVFGKKPVDVVKKVLNIAAKYSIIS; encoded by the coding sequence GTGCTTGACACTCCCCTTTCACTAATAACTGAAGTATTATTACCTAATATTAGAGCATTGGAGGCTAAAAGATTAAGAAGTCTTGGAATGAGTCAAAGTAAGATAGCTTCAACGCTAGGTGTTACACAACCGGCAGTAAAACAATATCTCGATATTCAAGATAAATTTTACTTTGAAAAGCTTCACGATCTAGGTCTTACTGATGAAGAAGTAAATAACATCTTGGACATGCTCACAGACGTGTTACTTTCTGGAGATATAAGGAACGCAATGGATTTTTTTACCTCAGTGAGTCTCTCATATTTAAGTAAGTTAAGGTTTTGTCTATTCCATAGAAAATTAAATCCGAAAATTCCTCAAGATTGTAGCATTTGCGAAAATCTGTATAGAGAAGATGAAGAAGAGGAAATTAACGTTGCATTATCCATGATTCAAAACGAAATAGTTTCCCCATTAATTCCAGAAGTCCTCAGCAATATTGCATATACAAGGAAAAACCCCAAAAGTTTGGAAGATATCATAGCTGTAGCAGGAAGAATAACGAAGATAAGGAATATTCCTACTCCTGCTTCAAAACCAATGTGGGGAGCAAGTAAGCATTTAGGAAATATTTTACTTTACATTTCTAGAAAGTATCCTGAGATTAGATCCGTTATGAACATAAAATATGATGAAAAGGTCAAGAAATGCATGGATGAACTAAAAATGAGGTACGCTATAATAGGTCCTCACGATTATGCAAGCGATGAGGTAATAGAGACCGCTGTTACAATGGTCTTTAGGCCTTGTTTAGACGCAGTAGTTCACTTAGGAGGAAAAGGAGTAGAACCGAATACTTATGTTTTCGGTAAGAAGCCTGTAGATGTGGTTAAAAAAGTGCTTAATATTGCCGCAAAATATTCTATAATTTCATGA
- a CDS encoding MMPL family transporter, whose translation MKRPIFILIIWILLALLLAPIALNIQSHFIYSDSPFLTNQYQSVKVENILKEYFNYTKESELFVIINGSYNKSLKEVNNSLMNLQDAKLITPYEYISQINSSYMSFISPILKKYEDNLSYSVELYHNLTLEKEGLLNNLSWFYYQLNVTFKEGHNVTPSSYVTEYNEYLEETHNPVISGVKTFNDPFILLFSENNFTNESLVKETLSSFSNYSYLIYKITGKNVPICALENPSVYALHEVESKIPPPPIGLCNFHRGNTWVFIVKVPDNESLTNVEDFMQNIPAIVTGHFAIYAQSAYYTQQDLKIIDIVTIILVGSLLIILLRSFFPIVFLIFSAIVGIEIAYSLLYLATFIGYKIYYISGLVIPPIVFGITIDYSILFMYRYFEEARKNSNTALRNAFRTAGKGAIFSGLSITIGFSSFLLSPSPLLKNIGEALIIASLSALIPAILFNYTALKTVSLRLLSFPRKDIPNPIDVRQKYLRDVSGFSIKHKFYIVGIMIILALASFAVFFTHTTTVAFNEIVPSNSETVVGERILSSYFNYSVDYIIIKGNPNLTFSKIYNLSKEIINCGGLAYGPVSFGKFLTENHTALENIYSSHNYSLVEAYVPYPVFSKGAISFTQKLINQGYMVGGSNANRIDIVNNTVSTYYSFTLLLTIILITVYISVVLRSIIVPIRLSLTLLVSSLVGVAVMFEVFKQVYWLSPLIVFALLFSLGIDYDMFIILRIKEERGSEDERIIKGITYTGLVVTAAGLILAGAFFSLISADMRFLEEIGFSVGFSVIFDTFIVRPILVPAIMSILKKYNWWPFAS comes from the coding sequence ATGAAACGTCCAATTTTTATACTCATCATTTGGATTCTTCTTGCATTACTCTTAGCTCCTATTGCACTTAATATTCAATCACATTTCATTTACAGCGACTCTCCTTTTCTAACCAACCAATATCAGAGCGTAAAAGTTGAGAACATTTTAAAAGAATATTTTAACTACACTAAAGAGTCAGAACTTTTTGTAATAATTAATGGAAGTTATAACAAATCCTTAAAAGAAGTTAATAATTCACTAATGAATCTTCAAGATGCAAAATTAATAACACCGTACGAATACATTTCTCAGATTAACTCATCTTATATGTCATTTATATCACCAATATTGAAAAAATACGAAGATAATCTTTCTTACAGTGTAGAGCTTTATCATAACCTAACTCTGGAAAAAGAAGGGTTACTAAATAATCTATCTTGGTTTTACTATCAGCTTAACGTGACCTTTAAGGAAGGCCATAATGTTACTCCGTCAAGTTATGTAACTGAATACAACGAGTATTTAGAAGAAACTCATAATCCAGTAATTTCTGGAGTAAAAACCTTTAATGATCCATTTATTTTACTTTTCTCTGAAAATAATTTTACTAACGAGAGTTTGGTTAAAGAGACATTGTCATCTTTTTCAAATTATTCTTATTTAATATACAAAATCACTGGGAAAAACGTCCCGATATGTGCATTAGAAAATCCTTCAGTCTATGCTTTGCATGAAGTAGAAAGCAAAATACCTCCTCCACCTATAGGCTTGTGTAACTTTCATAGGGGAAATACTTGGGTATTTATAGTTAAAGTTCCAGATAATGAAAGCCTGACTAATGTTGAAGATTTCATGCAAAATATTCCTGCGATAGTGACAGGACATTTTGCAATTTATGCACAATCAGCATATTATACTCAACAGGATCTTAAGATAATAGATATAGTAACGATAATTTTAGTAGGATCATTACTTATAATACTACTTAGATCATTCTTCCCAATAGTATTCCTAATTTTCAGCGCAATAGTAGGAATTGAAATTGCATACAGTCTCCTATATCTGGCTACTTTCATAGGTTACAAGATTTATTATATTTCAGGTCTTGTGATACCTCCAATAGTTTTCGGAATAACTATAGATTATTCTATACTTTTCATGTACAGATACTTTGAAGAGGCACGTAAAAACTCTAATACTGCTTTAAGGAATGCATTTAGAACTGCAGGAAAAGGAGCCATTTTTAGCGGACTCAGCATAACAATAGGCTTTTCATCATTCTTACTTTCACCATCGCCATTACTTAAAAACATAGGAGAGGCTTTGATAATTGCATCACTTTCGGCATTAATTCCCGCAATATTATTCAATTATACAGCACTTAAGACTGTTAGCTTAAGGTTACTCAGTTTTCCTAGGAAGGATATTCCTAATCCAATAGACGTAAGACAGAAGTACTTAAGGGATGTTTCCGGGTTTTCAATTAAGCATAAGTTTTACATAGTAGGAATAATGATAATCTTAGCCTTAGCCTCATTTGCAGTATTTTTTACTCATACGACTACAGTAGCATTTAATGAAATAGTTCCGTCAAATTCCGAGACTGTAGTAGGAGAAAGAATCTTATCTAGTTATTTCAATTATAGTGTAGATTATATAATAATAAAAGGAAATCCTAACTTAACTTTTAGCAAAATTTACAACCTAAGTAAGGAAATTATTAATTGCGGAGGCTTAGCTTATGGCCCTGTATCGTTTGGAAAATTCTTGACTGAAAATCATACTGCCCTTGAAAATATTTATTCTTCACATAATTATTCCCTTGTAGAAGCTTATGTCCCATATCCAGTATTTAGTAAAGGAGCGATATCTTTTACTCAAAAATTAATAAACCAAGGCTACATGGTAGGTGGAAGTAATGCAAACAGAATAGATATTGTAAATAACACTGTAAGTACTTATTACAGTTTTACATTGCTTCTTACTATAATCTTGATAACTGTATATATAAGCGTGGTATTGAGGTCAATAATAGTTCCAATTAGATTATCTTTAACATTACTTGTAAGTTCGTTAGTAGGAGTTGCGGTAATGTTTGAGGTGTTTAAACAAGTTTATTGGCTTTCTCCCCTTATAGTATTTGCATTACTATTCAGTTTAGGCATTGATTACGATATGTTCATTATCTTAAGGATAAAGGAAGAAAGAGGTAGCGAAGATGAGAGAATAATTAAAGGAATAACTTATACTGGATTAGTTGTCACTGCTGCAGGATTGATACTTGCAGGAGCTTTCTTCTCCTTGATTTCGGCAGACATGCGTTTTCTTGAGGAAATAGGCTTTTCTGTAGGTTTCTCAGTGATTTTCGATACTTTCATAGTAAGACCTATATTAGTTCCAGCAATAATGTCTATTCTCAAGAAATATAACTGGTGGCCTTTCGCTTCATGA
- a CDS encoding site-2 protease family protein, which translates to MSKLDELELRFRDINEIESFLLAIFSITTFGIGKLIYSIITGQSLYYSLIAALFTLIAATIAVVPHEFAHRQVARKYGCFSRFTLSFSGFLATSIINLFGIAIVFFSGYTLISCNFFRANKKLDGITAAAGPATNLIVSAIFYVLATLFFPSLAGILFFYIAMFNSAVAFFNLLPFWVLDGAKIMRWDIKIWVLMIAVSLIMMVLTGVL; encoded by the coding sequence TTGAGCAAGCTTGACGAACTAGAATTACGGTTTAGGGATATTAATGAGATTGAATCTTTCCTTCTTGCAATATTTTCTATAACAACTTTCGGTATAGGGAAATTAATCTACAGCATTATAACGGGGCAATCACTTTATTATTCATTAATTGCAGCATTATTTACATTAATTGCTGCAACAATAGCAGTAGTACCTCATGAGTTTGCTCACAGGCAAGTAGCTAGAAAATACGGATGCTTTTCAAGGTTTACTTTGAGCTTCTCCGGTTTTTTAGCAACATCCATAATTAATTTGTTCGGTATAGCAATAGTCTTCTTTTCTGGGTATACCCTAATTTCTTGTAATTTCTTCAGAGCAAATAAGAAACTTGACGGAATAACTGCAGCAGCAGGGCCAGCAACTAATTTGATAGTTTCAGCGATATTTTATGTTCTGGCAACGCTATTTTTCCCATCATTGGCAGGAATCTTATTCTTCTATATAGCAATGTTCAATTCAGCTGTGGCTTTCTTTAACTTATTGCCTTTCTGGGTATTAGATGGAGCAAAAATTATGAGATGGGATATAAAGATATGGGTATTAATGATAGCAGTATCGTTAATAATGATGGTCTTAACTGGTGTATTATGA
- a CDS encoding rhomboid family intramembrane serine protease, whose amino-acid sequence MRETLVITFFVVLGYLVGLFTSIYYPFIFVYLIQVNYLVFRGDYISLLTSIFITNSLLDAGFNTIALLIIYSLFGSKVGKLEYIVFLFSGILGNIFSLFLFPPNTASAGASGGIFGILSFYIAYDMLKDRKFNFYEFLFLVIVFVLSDILPNIDYFAHIGGILGGVILAFLANWLKRNGEGRYKL is encoded by the coding sequence ATGAGAGAGACTTTAGTAATAACATTTTTTGTAGTTCTCGGTTATTTAGTAGGATTATTCACTAGTATATATTATCCTTTTATTTTTGTTTATTTGATTCAAGTAAATTATTTAGTGTTTAGAGGAGATTACATATCGCTTTTAACATCTATATTTATAACAAATAGCTTACTCGATGCAGGATTTAATACTATAGCGCTTCTCATAATTTATTCACTCTTCGGCTCTAAGGTAGGTAAGCTTGAGTATATTGTATTTTTATTCTCAGGAATTCTCGGAAATATTTTTAGTTTATTTCTATTTCCTCCTAATACAGCATCAGCCGGAGCATCTGGAGGAATTTTCGGTATACTTTCCTTTTATATAGCTTATGATATGTTAAAAGACAGAAAGTTCAACTTCTATGAATTTCTTTTTTTGGTTATAGTTTTTGTCCTAAGTGATATATTACCTAACATAGATTACTTTGCTCATATAGGAGGAATCTTAGGAGGGGTAATATTAGCTTTTCTCGCTAATTGGCTTAAAAGGAATGGAGAAGGAAGATATAAATTATGA
- a CDS encoding adenylate kinase family protein: MRIIISGTPGVGKTVISKLISSKFSLEYFHVSSFIIQNHLYESYDPLRNTYNIDDEKVAKEINSYLSNKNDVVIETIYPSLIDYADRIIILRKYPPVLHEELEKRRWSDLKIAENVEAEILGVILQEAIEWFKDKKPCQIDTTGKSPEEIVERIMKDQCEEIDWLSDERVQDLLFTLDKVISLTENK; this comes from the coding sequence ATGAGGATTATAATCTCTGGAACTCCTGGAGTAGGAAAAACCGTCATAAGTAAATTAATTTCTTCAAAATTTTCTTTGGAATATTTTCATGTTTCATCTTTTATTATTCAGAATCATCTTTATGAGTCTTACGACCCTTTACGAAATACATATAATATTGATGATGAAAAAGTTGCAAAGGAGATTAACTCTTATCTAAGCAACAAGAATGATGTAGTAATTGAAACTATCTACCCATCACTTATAGATTATGCGGATAGAATAATAATACTGAGGAAATATCCTCCAGTACTTCATGAAGAGTTGGAAAAGAGAAGATGGAGCGATTTAAAAATTGCAGAAAATGTTGAGGCAGAAATTTTAGGTGTAATACTTCAGGAAGCAATTGAGTGGTTTAAAGATAAAAAACCTTGTCAAATAGATACTACCGGTAAATCTCCAGAAGAGATAGTTGAAAGAATAATGAAGGATCAATGTGAGGAGATAGACTGGTTGTCTGACGAGAGAGTTCAAGATCTTCTATTCACTTTAGATAAGGTTATTAGTCTTACAGAGAATAAGTAA
- a CDS encoding Mrp/NBP35 family ATP-binding protein, whose amino-acid sequence MSSNPFRLQQPQKQPRDLRKVQPQVQGADLKIQMRMKNVKYKIAILSGKGGVGKSFVSSNLSMALAASGKKVGIVDVDFHGPSVPKMLGVRGQVLTADDEGIIPVSGPFGIKVVSIDFLLPKDDTPVVWRGAIKHTAIKQFLGDVKWGELDYLIIDMPPGTGDEALSVVQLVPNLSGFIIVTIPSEVSTLAVSKSVNFAKTINAKILGVIENMSYFVCPADNKPYYIFGEGKGKKMAEDMGVSLLGQVPLDPKIAEANDLGEPFFLKYPDSPASKEFLSIADKVTKIVELNTK is encoded by the coding sequence ATGAGTTCAAATCCTTTCAGATTACAGCAACCCCAAAAACAACCTAGAGATTTAAGAAAAGTTCAACCTCAAGTTCAAGGTGCTGATTTAAAAATCCAGATGAGAATGAAAAATGTAAAATATAAGATTGCAATACTTAGCGGAAAGGGAGGAGTAGGAAAATCTTTCGTTTCCTCTAATTTATCTATGGCTTTAGCAGCTTCAGGAAAAAAAGTTGGTATTGTAGATGTAGACTTTCATGGTCCATCAGTGCCCAAAATGCTTGGCGTTAGAGGTCAAGTTTTAACTGCTGACGATGAAGGTATAATTCCTGTTAGTGGACCTTTCGGCATTAAAGTTGTTTCAATAGATTTCCTCCTACCTAAGGACGATACTCCAGTAGTCTGGAGGGGAGCAATAAAACATACTGCAATAAAACAGTTTTTAGGAGACGTAAAATGGGGAGAGTTAGATTACCTAATTATTGACATGCCTCCTGGAACTGGAGACGAAGCTTTATCCGTAGTTCAATTAGTTCCCAATTTATCAGGATTTATAATAGTTACTATTCCTTCTGAAGTTTCAACCCTTGCAGTAAGTAAATCGGTTAACTTTGCAAAGACTATTAATGCAAAAATTTTAGGCGTAATAGAGAACATGAGCTATTTCGTGTGTCCTGCAGACAATAAACCTTACTATATTTTCGGAGAAGGAAAAGGAAAGAAAATGGCTGAAGACATGGGAGTGTCGTTGTTGGGTCAAGTTCCATTAGATCCTAAGATTGCTGAAGCTAATGATTTAGGAGAGCCTTTCTTCTTAAAGTATCCAGATTCTCCTGCATCTAAGGAATTTCTATCAATAGCAGATAAAGTAACGAAAATAGTTGAATTAAATACTAAATAA
- a CDS encoding helix-turn-helix domain-containing protein — MSIEISEKSIILRRFLMVAYGLSEADVDAFMKIVNSKEGKDVDAISSELGISKSRASLILKKLADAGLIEKQKSNGSKGGRPKYMYFVNKDDVVEKLVKRAEDVCKDLSSIIRGL, encoded by the coding sequence ATGAGTATCGAAATTAGCGAAAAAAGTATCATATTGAGAAGATTTCTAATGGTCGCTTACGGCTTATCTGAAGCAGACGTAGATGCGTTCATGAAGATCGTAAATAGTAAAGAAGGAAAAGACGTTGATGCAATATCCTCAGAGTTAGGCATTAGTAAGAGTAGAGCTAGTTTAATCCTTAAAAAACTTGCCGATGCAGGATTAATAGAGAAACAGAAAAGCAACGGAAGTAAAGGCGGAAGGCCAAAATACATGTACTTTGTAAATAAGGATGATGTAGTAGAAAAATTAGTAAAAAGAGCTGAAGATGTTTGTAAAGATTTAAGTAGTATTATAAGAGGTTTATAA